A window from Athalia rosae chromosome 5, iyAthRosa1.1, whole genome shotgun sequence encodes these proteins:
- the LOC105683965 gene encoding TBC1 domain family member 22B isoform X1 has protein sequence MVTINTRINGIIIIYELEYLLHDTDPKRTVLAHKLSSICSSGNEWHPFSCRGPAQKFGIWKLTGYRRNTMENQNHQRQPHPSHQSFWRKNAHAVPGRPSLKQEVKSGRISHAGSTLTPVGQNVLGNSGSGVTSFKDFQESVDDAWDSGDDEFCTVSDVKISKRVSHSAALSVINSHRTAGATQINCKDQRQEIISEEKKTEALQRLAVQPLRLRNATMNTQQLQGSNNQNQNLEDLEARNSNSPQHRSHQFPGRPQPLRQMGAPPKFFVPSKDQDGESKVDKFQSLLETALLNLDELRQLSWSGVPSKLRSVTWRLLSEYLPANLERRRQVLERKRLDYWNLVKQYYDTERDEAFQDTYRQIHIDIPRMSPLITLFQQPTVQLIFERILYIWAIRHPASGYVQGMNDLVTPFFLVFLQEAAPASAWQDLENYEVVTLPEDRRRIIEADSFWCLSKFLDGIQDNYIFAQLGIQHKVNQLKELIQRIDGPLHQHLHQHGVDYLQFSFRWMNNLLTRELPLHCTIRLWDTYLAESDKFASFQLYVCAAFLLRWRRHLLQQPDFQGLMLMLQNLPTQNWTDSEIGVLVAEAYKLKFTFADAPNHLQAHDTR, from the exons ATGGTAACGATAAATACTCGGATTAATggaatcattattatttatgaattaGAATATCTGCTGCATGATACTGATCCAAAACGAACTGTGCTAGCACACAAATTATCAAGTAT TTGTTCGAGTGGTAATGAATGGCATCCGTTTTCTTGCCGCGGCCCGGCACAGAAATTTGGGATTTGGAAGTTAACGGGGTACCGGAGAAATACAATGGAGAATCAAAATCATCAACGCCAACCACATCCCAGCCACCAATcgttttggagaaaaaatgcaCACGCAGTACCTGGACG GCCAAGTTTGAAGCAGGAGGTAAAGTCCGGTAGGATAAGTCATGCCGGTTCGACTCTAACGCCGGTCGGGCAAAATGTGTTAGGCAACAGTGGGAGTGGTGTGACttctttcaaagattttcaagaGAGCGTTGACGATGCTTGGGATTCTGGTGACGATGAGTTTTGCACCGTATCCGACGTCAAGATATCCAAAAGAGTGAGTCACTCCGCAGCTCTGAGCGTTATAAATAGCCATAGGACAGCAGGAGCCACTCAAATAAATTGCAAAGATCAGCGACAGGAAATAATatcggaagagaagaaaacagaGGCTTTGCAAAGACTCGCCGTCCAGCCACTGAGGCTCAGAAATGCTACTATGAACACCCAGCAGCTACAGGGGAGTAACAACCAGAATCAAAATCTCGAAGATCTGGAAGCAAGAAACAGTAACTCCCCGCAACATAGGTCGCACCAATTCCCCGGAAGACCGCAACCCCTGAGACAAATGGGAGCTCCTCCGAAATTCTTTGTACCTTCTAAGGATCAAG ATGGAGAAAGCAAGGTTGACAAATTCCAATCGTTATTGGAAACGGCCTTGTTGAATCTGGACGAATTGCGACAACTATCGTGGTCAGGTGTCCCCTCTAAGCTGCGTTCCGTTACCTGGAGATTATTATCC GAATATCTGCCCGCTAACTTGGAGCGCAGACGACAAGTCTTGGAACGAAAACGACTAGATTATTGGAATTTAGTAAAACAATACTACGATACGGAGAGGGATGAAGCGTTCCAAGACACGTATCGCCAAATACATATCGACATACCAAGAATGTCACCGCTAATTACACTCTTTCAACAACCTACCGTTCAACTAATATTTGAAAGAATACTCTACATATGGGCTATCAGACATCCTGCGTCCGGTTATGTTCAG GGAATGAACGACTTGGTGACACCGTTTTTCTTAGTCTTCCTTCAGGAGGCAGCGCCAGCTTCGGCTTGGCAAGACCTAGAAAATTACGAAGTTGTTACTCTGCCCGAGGATAGAAGACGAATTATAGAGGCAGATAGCTTTTGGTGTCTGTCAAAATTCCTCGATGGAATACAAGATAACTACATTTTCGCGCAGTTGGGAATTCAGCATAAAGTTAATCAATTAAAAGAGCTCATACAGAGGATCGACG GTCCGTTACATCAGCACCTTCATCAACACGGCGTTGATTATCTGCAGTTCTCGTTTAGGTGGATGAATAATTTGTTGACCAGAGAGTTGCCTCTGCACTGTACAATTCGTCTCTGGGATACGTATCTTGCGGAATCCGATAAATTTGCATCGTTTCAATTGTACGTCTGTGCGGCGTTTCTTCTCCGTTGGAGACGACATCTTTTACAACAGCCGGATTTTCAGGGGTTGATGTTGATGTTGCAAAATTTGCCTACACAAAATTGGACTGATTCAGAGATCGGTGTTTTAGTTGCAGAAGCTTACAAGTTAAAGTTCACGTTCGCTGATGCTCCTAATCATTTGCAAGCACACGACACCAGATGA
- the LOC105683965 gene encoding TBC1 domain family member 22B isoform X2: MENQNHQRQPHPSHQSFWRKNAHAVPGRPSLKQEVKSGRISHAGSTLTPVGQNVLGNSGSGVTSFKDFQESVDDAWDSGDDEFCTVSDVKISKRVSHSAALSVINSHRTAGATQINCKDQRQEIISEEKKTEALQRLAVQPLRLRNATMNTQQLQGSNNQNQNLEDLEARNSNSPQHRSHQFPGRPQPLRQMGAPPKFFVPSKDQDGESKVDKFQSLLETALLNLDELRQLSWSGVPSKLRSVTWRLLSEYLPANLERRRQVLERKRLDYWNLVKQYYDTERDEAFQDTYRQIHIDIPRMSPLITLFQQPTVQLIFERILYIWAIRHPASGYVQGMNDLVTPFFLVFLQEAAPASAWQDLENYEVVTLPEDRRRIIEADSFWCLSKFLDGIQDNYIFAQLGIQHKVNQLKELIQRIDGPLHQHLHQHGVDYLQFSFRWMNNLLTRELPLHCTIRLWDTYLAESDKFASFQLYVCAAFLLRWRRHLLQQPDFQGLMLMLQNLPTQNWTDSEIGVLVAEAYKLKFTFADAPNHLQAHDTR; encoded by the exons ATGGAGAATCAAAATCATCAACGCCAACCACATCCCAGCCACCAATcgttttggagaaaaaatgcaCACGCAGTACCTGGACG GCCAAGTTTGAAGCAGGAGGTAAAGTCCGGTAGGATAAGTCATGCCGGTTCGACTCTAACGCCGGTCGGGCAAAATGTGTTAGGCAACAGTGGGAGTGGTGTGACttctttcaaagattttcaagaGAGCGTTGACGATGCTTGGGATTCTGGTGACGATGAGTTTTGCACCGTATCCGACGTCAAGATATCCAAAAGAGTGAGTCACTCCGCAGCTCTGAGCGTTATAAATAGCCATAGGACAGCAGGAGCCACTCAAATAAATTGCAAAGATCAGCGACAGGAAATAATatcggaagagaagaaaacagaGGCTTTGCAAAGACTCGCCGTCCAGCCACTGAGGCTCAGAAATGCTACTATGAACACCCAGCAGCTACAGGGGAGTAACAACCAGAATCAAAATCTCGAAGATCTGGAAGCAAGAAACAGTAACTCCCCGCAACATAGGTCGCACCAATTCCCCGGAAGACCGCAACCCCTGAGACAAATGGGAGCTCCTCCGAAATTCTTTGTACCTTCTAAGGATCAAG ATGGAGAAAGCAAGGTTGACAAATTCCAATCGTTATTGGAAACGGCCTTGTTGAATCTGGACGAATTGCGACAACTATCGTGGTCAGGTGTCCCCTCTAAGCTGCGTTCCGTTACCTGGAGATTATTATCC GAATATCTGCCCGCTAACTTGGAGCGCAGACGACAAGTCTTGGAACGAAAACGACTAGATTATTGGAATTTAGTAAAACAATACTACGATACGGAGAGGGATGAAGCGTTCCAAGACACGTATCGCCAAATACATATCGACATACCAAGAATGTCACCGCTAATTACACTCTTTCAACAACCTACCGTTCAACTAATATTTGAAAGAATACTCTACATATGGGCTATCAGACATCCTGCGTCCGGTTATGTTCAG GGAATGAACGACTTGGTGACACCGTTTTTCTTAGTCTTCCTTCAGGAGGCAGCGCCAGCTTCGGCTTGGCAAGACCTAGAAAATTACGAAGTTGTTACTCTGCCCGAGGATAGAAGACGAATTATAGAGGCAGATAGCTTTTGGTGTCTGTCAAAATTCCTCGATGGAATACAAGATAACTACATTTTCGCGCAGTTGGGAATTCAGCATAAAGTTAATCAATTAAAAGAGCTCATACAGAGGATCGACG GTCCGTTACATCAGCACCTTCATCAACACGGCGTTGATTATCTGCAGTTCTCGTTTAGGTGGATGAATAATTTGTTGACCAGAGAGTTGCCTCTGCACTGTACAATTCGTCTCTGGGATACGTATCTTGCGGAATCCGATAAATTTGCATCGTTTCAATTGTACGTCTGTGCGGCGTTTCTTCTCCGTTGGAGACGACATCTTTTACAACAGCCGGATTTTCAGGGGTTGATGTTGATGTTGCAAAATTTGCCTACACAAAATTGGACTGATTCAGAGATCGGTGTTTTAGTTGCAGAAGCTTACAAGTTAAAGTTCACGTTCGCTGATGCTCCTAATCATTTGCAAGCACACGACACCAGATGA
- the LOC105683964 gene encoding tetratricopeptide repeat protein 39B-like isoform X1: MDLNVGTYSSYSSLPDPMANMDEVEAEDEFLDAEESIVAPASMDLDTAMMESKQAIHYFFNNDFDQAKKILEPWADSSMYHSLGNSTFAFVEAILTFEQKHIEKASEALKQCMSVCQKQRRKNTIAQNIGKMVKKPNYDCYSSDEIHAELCYAEALLIKSLLTFIEDETLVTFVKAGFKIRSCYLSFKECQTILKTRKWRNQTHRLHFESGVRMGIGTFNLMISLLPGRIIKLLEFIGFSGDKAFGLEQLEAGFREPNGLRQVLCALTLLSFNLIVMYVLADSQSDLKWCEKTLNEELVLYPNGAWFLFFKARLELVKGNVEDSLSWYTKSWKSQNIWPQFHHLCYWEMMWAHCLQRQWDDALIYAEHLETESNWSKTIYMYHKAAILMMKKDRDEPAARKIITELMSQAPTHKQRIGGKSLPMEKFAIKKTERYFAQKETLILPALELLLVWNMFKVLGNRPELLLNIYKMVEDEESSLDLQSLEHQADSKALILLLKGTCLRHMRKPLQAEECLRKVLLFDKQVKDDTYLLPYAAVELALLARDQDKAQMAIALLEDAKKNYTGYSLESRLHFRIHSALLELTGKKPEEIIGVINGVGEEESNASTSTHL, from the exons atGGATCTAAACGTTGGGACCTATTCTTCCTATTCCAGTTTACCTGATCCAATGGCGAACATGGATGAAGTCGAGGCCGAAGATGAA tttctgGACGCGGAAGAGAGCATAGTGGC GCCAGCCAGCATGGACCTGGACACCGCGATGATGGAATCCAAGCAGGCGATCCACTACTTTTTTAACAATGATTTTGAccaagcgaaaaaaatattggaacCCTGGGCCGACAGCAGCATGTACCACTCTCTCGGCAACAGTACTTTTGCGTTCGTTGAGGCGATCCTCACTTTCGAACAA AAACACATAGAAAAAGCATCGGAAGCGCTGAAACAATGCATGTCGGTGTGCCAAAAACAGCGCAGAAAGAACACCATAGCCCAAAATATCGGGAAAATGGTTAAAAAGCCAAACTACGATTGCTACAGCTCTG ATGAAATACACGCTGAGCTATGTTACGCCGAAGCTCTCCTGATAAAAAGTTTGCTCACCTTCATCGAAGACGAGACATTGGTTACTTTCGTTAAAGCCGGATTCAAAATTCGTTCCTGCTATCTATCGTTCAA AGAGTGTCAGACGATTCTGAAGACACGAAAATGGAGAAATCAGACCCACAGATTACACTTTGAGAGTGGAGTGCGAATGGGTATCGGTACATTCAATCTA ATGATATCGTTACTTCCTGGTAGGATAATCAAGCTCTTGGAATTCATAGGATTTTCAGGTGATAAG GCTTTCGGACTAGAGCAGTTGGAAGCTGGGTTCAGAGAGCCCAACGGACTACGTCAAGTCCTCTGCGCCCTGACTCtactttctttcaatttgatAGTAATGTACGTACTGGCGGATTCGCAGAGCGATTTGAAATGGTGCGAAAAAACACTCAACGAGGAATTGGTCCTCTATCCGAACGGGgcatggtttttatttttcaaagcgaGATTAGAGCTGGTAAAggggaacgtcgaagactccCTGTCGTGGTATACAAAGTCTTGGAAAAGTCAAAATATCTGGCCACAGTTCCACCATCTTTGTTATTGGGAAATGATGTGGGCCCATTGCCTTCAGCGGCAGTGGGACGATGCTTTAATTTATGCCGAACATTTGGAAACCGAGTCTAACTGGTCCAAAACAATTTACATGTATCACAAGGCAGCTATtctaatgatgaaaaaagacaGGGATGAACCTGCGGCCAGAAAAATCATCACTGAGCTCATGTCGCAGGCTCCGACTCACAAGCAACGCATAGGTGGTAAATCATtgccgatggaaaaatttgccataaaaaaaaccgagcgATACTTCGCCCAAAAAGAAACTCTTATTCTACCGGCCTTGGAGCTTCTACTCGTGTGGAACATGTTCAAAGTTTTGGGTAACCGTCCCGAGCTacttttgaatatatataaaatggtGGAGGACGAAGAATCCTCGTTGGATCTACAATC attggAACACCAAGCGGACAGCAAAGCGCTGATACTTTTATTGAAGGGCACGTGCCTTCGACACATGCGCAAGCCTCTCCAGGCTGAGGAATGTTTGCGAAAAGTTTTGCTGTTCGACAAGCAGGTGAAGGACGATACTTATTTGCTACCCTATGCAGCCGTTGAACTCGCTTTGCTAGCGAGAGATCAGGACAAGGCGCAAATGGCGATCGCTCTGTTGGAGGATGCAAA aaaaaattacaccgGCTATTCCTTGGAGTCGAGACTCCACTTCAGAATTCATTCTGCTCTTCTTGAGCTGACGGGTAAAAAACCAGAAGAAATTATCGGGGTTATTAACGGGGTGGGAGAAGAGGAATCGAACGCTAGTACATCGACGCATTTATAA
- the LOC105683964 gene encoding tetratricopeptide repeat protein 39B-like isoform X2: MANMDEVEAEDEFLDAEESIVAPASMDLDTAMMESKQAIHYFFNNDFDQAKKILEPWADSSMYHSLGNSTFAFVEAILTFEQKHIEKASEALKQCMSVCQKQRRKNTIAQNIGKMVKKPNYDCYSSDEIHAELCYAEALLIKSLLTFIEDETLVTFVKAGFKIRSCYLSFKECQTILKTRKWRNQTHRLHFESGVRMGIGTFNLMISLLPGRIIKLLEFIGFSGDKAFGLEQLEAGFREPNGLRQVLCALTLLSFNLIVMYVLADSQSDLKWCEKTLNEELVLYPNGAWFLFFKARLELVKGNVEDSLSWYTKSWKSQNIWPQFHHLCYWEMMWAHCLQRQWDDALIYAEHLETESNWSKTIYMYHKAAILMMKKDRDEPAARKIITELMSQAPTHKQRIGGKSLPMEKFAIKKTERYFAQKETLILPALELLLVWNMFKVLGNRPELLLNIYKMVEDEESSLDLQSLEHQADSKALILLLKGTCLRHMRKPLQAEECLRKVLLFDKQVKDDTYLLPYAAVELALLARDQDKAQMAIALLEDAKKNYTGYSLESRLHFRIHSALLELTGKKPEEIIGVINGVGEEESNASTSTHL, from the exons ATGGCGAACATGGATGAAGTCGAGGCCGAAGATGAA tttctgGACGCGGAAGAGAGCATAGTGGC GCCAGCCAGCATGGACCTGGACACCGCGATGATGGAATCCAAGCAGGCGATCCACTACTTTTTTAACAATGATTTTGAccaagcgaaaaaaatattggaacCCTGGGCCGACAGCAGCATGTACCACTCTCTCGGCAACAGTACTTTTGCGTTCGTTGAGGCGATCCTCACTTTCGAACAA AAACACATAGAAAAAGCATCGGAAGCGCTGAAACAATGCATGTCGGTGTGCCAAAAACAGCGCAGAAAGAACACCATAGCCCAAAATATCGGGAAAATGGTTAAAAAGCCAAACTACGATTGCTACAGCTCTG ATGAAATACACGCTGAGCTATGTTACGCCGAAGCTCTCCTGATAAAAAGTTTGCTCACCTTCATCGAAGACGAGACATTGGTTACTTTCGTTAAAGCCGGATTCAAAATTCGTTCCTGCTATCTATCGTTCAA AGAGTGTCAGACGATTCTGAAGACACGAAAATGGAGAAATCAGACCCACAGATTACACTTTGAGAGTGGAGTGCGAATGGGTATCGGTACATTCAATCTA ATGATATCGTTACTTCCTGGTAGGATAATCAAGCTCTTGGAATTCATAGGATTTTCAGGTGATAAG GCTTTCGGACTAGAGCAGTTGGAAGCTGGGTTCAGAGAGCCCAACGGACTACGTCAAGTCCTCTGCGCCCTGACTCtactttctttcaatttgatAGTAATGTACGTACTGGCGGATTCGCAGAGCGATTTGAAATGGTGCGAAAAAACACTCAACGAGGAATTGGTCCTCTATCCGAACGGGgcatggtttttatttttcaaagcgaGATTAGAGCTGGTAAAggggaacgtcgaagactccCTGTCGTGGTATACAAAGTCTTGGAAAAGTCAAAATATCTGGCCACAGTTCCACCATCTTTGTTATTGGGAAATGATGTGGGCCCATTGCCTTCAGCGGCAGTGGGACGATGCTTTAATTTATGCCGAACATTTGGAAACCGAGTCTAACTGGTCCAAAACAATTTACATGTATCACAAGGCAGCTATtctaatgatgaaaaaagacaGGGATGAACCTGCGGCCAGAAAAATCATCACTGAGCTCATGTCGCAGGCTCCGACTCACAAGCAACGCATAGGTGGTAAATCATtgccgatggaaaaatttgccataaaaaaaaccgagcgATACTTCGCCCAAAAAGAAACTCTTATTCTACCGGCCTTGGAGCTTCTACTCGTGTGGAACATGTTCAAAGTTTTGGGTAACCGTCCCGAGCTacttttgaatatatataaaatggtGGAGGACGAAGAATCCTCGTTGGATCTACAATC attggAACACCAAGCGGACAGCAAAGCGCTGATACTTTTATTGAAGGGCACGTGCCTTCGACACATGCGCAAGCCTCTCCAGGCTGAGGAATGTTTGCGAAAAGTTTTGCTGTTCGACAAGCAGGTGAAGGACGATACTTATTTGCTACCCTATGCAGCCGTTGAACTCGCTTTGCTAGCGAGAGATCAGGACAAGGCGCAAATGGCGATCGCTCTGTTGGAGGATGCAAA aaaaaattacaccgGCTATTCCTTGGAGTCGAGACTCCACTTCAGAATTCATTCTGCTCTTCTTGAGCTGACGGGTAAAAAACCAGAAGAAATTATCGGGGTTATTAACGGGGTGGGAGAAGAGGAATCGAACGCTAGTACATCGACGCATTTATAA
- the LOC105683964 gene encoding tetratricopeptide repeat protein 39B-like isoform X3, with amino-acid sequence MSVCQKQRRKNTIAQNIGKMVKKPNYDCYSSDEIHAELCYAEALLIKSLLTFIEDETLVTFVKAGFKIRSCYLSFKECQTILKTRKWRNQTHRLHFESGVRMGIGTFNLMISLLPGRIIKLLEFIGFSGDKAFGLEQLEAGFREPNGLRQVLCALTLLSFNLIVMYVLADSQSDLKWCEKTLNEELVLYPNGAWFLFFKARLELVKGNVEDSLSWYTKSWKSQNIWPQFHHLCYWEMMWAHCLQRQWDDALIYAEHLETESNWSKTIYMYHKAAILMMKKDRDEPAARKIITELMSQAPTHKQRIGGKSLPMEKFAIKKTERYFAQKETLILPALELLLVWNMFKVLGNRPELLLNIYKMVEDEESSLDLQSLEHQADSKALILLLKGTCLRHMRKPLQAEECLRKVLLFDKQVKDDTYLLPYAAVELALLARDQDKAQMAIALLEDAKKNYTGYSLESRLHFRIHSALLELTGKKPEEIIGVINGVGEEESNASTSTHL; translated from the exons ATGTCGGTGTGCCAAAAACAGCGCAGAAAGAACACCATAGCCCAAAATATCGGGAAAATGGTTAAAAAGCCAAACTACGATTGCTACAGCTCTG ATGAAATACACGCTGAGCTATGTTACGCCGAAGCTCTCCTGATAAAAAGTTTGCTCACCTTCATCGAAGACGAGACATTGGTTACTTTCGTTAAAGCCGGATTCAAAATTCGTTCCTGCTATCTATCGTTCAA AGAGTGTCAGACGATTCTGAAGACACGAAAATGGAGAAATCAGACCCACAGATTACACTTTGAGAGTGGAGTGCGAATGGGTATCGGTACATTCAATCTA ATGATATCGTTACTTCCTGGTAGGATAATCAAGCTCTTGGAATTCATAGGATTTTCAGGTGATAAG GCTTTCGGACTAGAGCAGTTGGAAGCTGGGTTCAGAGAGCCCAACGGACTACGTCAAGTCCTCTGCGCCCTGACTCtactttctttcaatttgatAGTAATGTACGTACTGGCGGATTCGCAGAGCGATTTGAAATGGTGCGAAAAAACACTCAACGAGGAATTGGTCCTCTATCCGAACGGGgcatggtttttatttttcaaagcgaGATTAGAGCTGGTAAAggggaacgtcgaagactccCTGTCGTGGTATACAAAGTCTTGGAAAAGTCAAAATATCTGGCCACAGTTCCACCATCTTTGTTATTGGGAAATGATGTGGGCCCATTGCCTTCAGCGGCAGTGGGACGATGCTTTAATTTATGCCGAACATTTGGAAACCGAGTCTAACTGGTCCAAAACAATTTACATGTATCACAAGGCAGCTATtctaatgatgaaaaaagacaGGGATGAACCTGCGGCCAGAAAAATCATCACTGAGCTCATGTCGCAGGCTCCGACTCACAAGCAACGCATAGGTGGTAAATCATtgccgatggaaaaatttgccataaaaaaaaccgagcgATACTTCGCCCAAAAAGAAACTCTTATTCTACCGGCCTTGGAGCTTCTACTCGTGTGGAACATGTTCAAAGTTTTGGGTAACCGTCCCGAGCTacttttgaatatatataaaatggtGGAGGACGAAGAATCCTCGTTGGATCTACAATC attggAACACCAAGCGGACAGCAAAGCGCTGATACTTTTATTGAAGGGCACGTGCCTTCGACACATGCGCAAGCCTCTCCAGGCTGAGGAATGTTTGCGAAAAGTTTTGCTGTTCGACAAGCAGGTGAAGGACGATACTTATTTGCTACCCTATGCAGCCGTTGAACTCGCTTTGCTAGCGAGAGATCAGGACAAGGCGCAAATGGCGATCGCTCTGTTGGAGGATGCAAA aaaaaattacaccgGCTATTCCTTGGAGTCGAGACTCCACTTCAGAATTCATTCTGCTCTTCTTGAGCTGACGGGTAAAAAACCAGAAGAAATTATCGGGGTTATTAACGGGGTGGGAGAAGAGGAATCGAACGCTAGTACATCGACGCATTTATAA
- the LOC105683968 gene encoding RING finger protein 11 — MGNCLKCGGGSQQDNTTLLNNSSDPALTSSSSQEALGPPPPYNEIAGAYFPPIGTRDRHQQSADLGLGRGIVGMNSMGVGFSDEEQQVRIAKRIGLIQHLPTGEYDGTKKGECVICMMELITGEEVRYLPCMHTYHAVCIDDWLLRSLTCPSCMEPVDAALINSYYATT, encoded by the exons ATGGGTAACTGTTTGAAATGCGGCGGAGGCAGTCAGCAGGATAATACAACGCTATTAAACAATAGCTCCGATCCTGCATTGACGAGCAGTTCCTCACAGGAAGCACTTGGCCCTCCACCACCTTATAAT GAGATAGCGGGTGCTTACTTTCCACCGATCGGTACGCGAGATCGTCACCAGCAGTCTGCAGACTTGGGATTAGGTAGAGGAATAGTTGGCATGAATTCTATGGGTGTTGGATTTAGCGACGAAGAGCAGCAAGTGAGAATTGCCAAGCGCATTGGTCTCATACAGCATTTACCCACGGGTGAATATGACGGTACTAAAAAAGGAGAATGTGTGATATGCATGATGGAATTAATTACCGGAGAAGAAGTTCGTTATCTACCTTGCATGCATACCTACCACGCAGTGTGTATCGACGATTGGTTATTACGATCTTTAACTTGTCCCTCTTGTATGGAACCTGTTGACGCAGCTCTGATCAATTCGTACTACGCGACAACTTAA